In one Bos mutus isolate GX-2022 chromosome 19, NWIPB_WYAK_1.1, whole genome shotgun sequence genomic region, the following are encoded:
- the INPP5K gene encoding inositol polyphosphate 5-phosphatase K isoform X4 yields the protein MSLLSDTAFEDPWSSYFMDVLSPLSFVKVSSVRMQGLLLLIFAKYQHLPFIQVLSTKSTPTGLFGYWGNKGGVNIFLKLYGYYVSIINCHLPPHMANNDQRLEHFDRILEMQNFEAQDTPNILDHDLILWFGDMNFRIEDFGLHFVRESIKNQRYSDLWEKDQLSIAKRHDPLLREFQEGSLLFPPTYKFDKNSNNYDTSEKKRKPAWTDRILWRLKRQSQTDFQTPELSAPFALFLRSYVSHMVYTISDHKPVTCTFDLELKPLVSAPLITLLPEGPCTMENDLLISYCLAADFLSSPWDWIGLYKVGLRHINDYVSYVWVKDNQVSFSDRLNQVYIDISDIPETEDQFLLFYYSNNLHSVVGISKPFKIQPFSFLEEDPLDEAQPQI from the exons GTCTCCAGTGTCCGCATGCAAGGGCTCCTCTTACTGATCTTTGCCAAGTACCAGCATTTGCCCTTTATCCAGGTCCTGTCTACTAAATCCACCCCCACCGGCCTCTTCGGGTACTGG GGGAACAAAGGGGGTGTCAACATCTTTCTGAAGCTTTACGGCTACTATGTCAGCATCATCAACTGCCACCTGCCCCCCCACATGGCCAACAATGACCAGCGGCTGGAGCACTTTGACCGGATCTTGGAGATGCAGAATTTTGAGGCACAGGATACCCCCAACATCCTGGACCACGA cCTCATTCTCTGGTTTGGAGACATGAACTTTCGGATTGAGGACTTCGGGTTGCACTTTGTTCGAGAATCCATAAAAAATCAGCGCTACAGTGACCTGTGGGAGAAGGATCAG ctcagcatcGCCAAGAGACACGACCCACTGCTGCGGGAATTCCAGGAAGGCTCCCTGCTCTTCCCACCCACCTACAAGTTTGATAAGAACTCCAACAACTATGACACCAG tgagaAAAAGCGCAAGCCTGCCTGGACCGATCGCATCCTTTGGAGGCTGAAGCGGCAGTCCCAGACCGACTTCCAGACCCCCGAGCTCTCAGCCCCCTTTGCCCTGTTCCTGAGGAGCTACGTCAGCCACATGGTGTACACCATTAGTGACCATAAGCCCGTCACCTGCACCTTTGACTTGGAG CTGAAGCCATTGGTGTCTGCCCCGCTGATCACCCTGCTGCCCGAGGGTCCATGCACCATGGAGAACGACCTGCTGATCAGCTACTGCCTGGCTGCAGACTTCCTCAGCAGCCCCTGGGACTGGATTGGCCTGTACAAG GTGGGGCTGCGCCACATTAATGACTATGTCTCCTATGTCTGGGTCAAGGACAACCAGGTCTCCTTCAGTGACAGGCTGAACCAG GTGTACATTGACATCAGCGACATCCCTGAGACTGAGGatcagtttctccttttttacTATAGCAACAACCTACATTCTGTGGTGGGGATAAGCAAACCCTTCAAG ATCCAGCCTTtctccttcctggaggaggacccACTGGATGAAGCCCAGCCACAGATCTGA